A stretch of Pirellulales bacterium DNA encodes these proteins:
- a CDS encoding DinB family protein, with amino-acid sequence MDRQLIEHYIQGADVLPQAIRGLTVAELNAFPVPGTWSIQQIVMHMMDSDLIAADRMKRVIAEDHPTLIGYNETLFAKNLPYAELDAAVACDIFAKNRRMTGEILRRQPDAAFARTGLHSETGEITLAYLVKTYAGHLDHHMQFVKKKREVLGKPCG; translated from the coding sequence ATGGACCGACAGTTGATTGAGCATTACATCCAGGGAGCGGACGTATTGCCGCAGGCGATTCGCGGACTCACCGTAGCAGAGCTCAATGCGTTTCCGGTGCCTGGCACCTGGAGCATTCAGCAGATCGTGATGCACATGATGGACAGCGACCTGATCGCCGCCGATCGAATGAAGCGGGTCATTGCCGAGGATCACCCGACGCTCATCGGCTACAACGAGACATTGTTCGCCAAGAACCTTCCCTACGCCGAGCTCGACGCCGCGGTAGCGTGCGACATCTTCGCCAAGAATCGCCGCATGACGGGCGAAATCCTCCGGCGGCAGCCCGACGCCGCCTTCGCCCGCACCGGCCTGCACAGTGAGACAGGCGAAATCACGCTCGCTTACCTGGTTAAAACCTACGCCGGCCATCTGGATCATCACATGCAGTTCGTGAAGAAGAAGCGCGAGGTCCTGGGGAAGCCGTGTGGGTAA